From Arcticibacter tournemirensis, one genomic window encodes:
- the secG gene encoding preprotein translocase subunit SecG, translated as MFYVLIILGIVICVLLAFLILIQEPKGGGLTSGFAGSNNIMGVQRTGDFLEKGTWTLIISLMVIVLLINVVIPKGGERNSEAEEIQKQINKGAPAAPIAPTTLPGLKDTSKK; from the coding sequence ATGTTTTACGTGCTTATCATCCTGGGAATTGTCATTTGTGTATTATTAGCATTTCTTATACTTATCCAGGAACCAAAAGGAGGAGGCCTTACTTCAGGCTTCGCAGGCTCCAACAATATTATGGGTGTTCAGAGAACAGGCGATTTCCTTGAAAAAGGCACGTGGACCCTTATCATCAGCCTGATGGTGATTGTACTGCTGATCAATGTTGTCATTCCAAAAGGTGGTGAAAGAAATTCTGAAGCAGAAGAAATTCAAAAGCAGATTAACAAAGGGGCTCCGGCTGCTCCTATTGCTCCTACCACTTTGCCGGGGTTAAAAGATACCAGCAAGAAGTAA
- a CDS encoding co-chaperone GroES — MALNIKPIADRVVVEAAPAEEKTASGIYIPDTAKEKPQRGTVVAVGDGKKDEPLTVKVGDEVLYGKYAGTEITYEGKEYLIMRESDIYAVL, encoded by the coding sequence ATGGCATTAAATATCAAACCTATCGCAGATAGAGTAGTAGTTGAAGCTGCTCCTGCAGAAGAAAAAACAGCATCAGGTATCTATATCCCTGACACAGCTAAAGAAAAACCTCAAAGAGGAACTGTAGTTGCCGTTGGAGATGGCAAAAAAGATGAGCCGTTAACTGTTAAAGTAGGTGACGAGGTTTTATATGGCAAATATGCCGGTACAGAAATTACCTATGAAGGTAAGGAGTATTTAATTATGCGTGAATCTGATATCTACGCAGTATTGTAA